In Chitinophagaceae bacterium, the DNA window TCCTTCAACTTTCCCCATGTGCATAAAAAAATCATCTGAAGCACTCACTTCCTTTTTTAATTTGTTGATATCTGAATTTAGTTTCTCATTCTGTTGCTGATTCATCTGAACATTCCCAAACGCAGCAAACAACACCACAATAATAGAAGCCACGTAAAACACTAAAAACTGAAAGAACAGATTGTTTCTTTCCTTTTGATTGAGGGGTTTCATGCTCACAGTACAATATTTTTTTCTACAAGATGGAAAGAAAAGATGGAATCTGAAAGTGATTTTTCTTTACCGATTTTCGATTGACGATTTTTGATTTTTGATTTTCGATTTCCGCGCCATCTCTCTTATCAATGAGTAATTCTGAATTAGTGCATTCACTATTTACTATTTACTATTCATCAATCACCATTTAATCCATCAGAAAACCCCAGCCGGCATTTTTTCTTTCAGGCTCCCGGATCGGAGACCTTTCCGGTCTTACAACTGGCTCTATTGTTTCTCCAATCACAATACCGGAATCCTTTTGCTCACCAATATACTTGAGCTTGCTCAACTGTTTGAAGAGCTTTGCAACTACCGAAACAAACCTGGTTACTGTCTGAAGGGATTTGGCAATGTCCTGGTGATTGTATTCAATATTCATCACCGACATCACAGAACCTTCAAACTGCGACTGCGACAACTCTGTCCATTGCTTGAAATAATTGAACATTTTCTCCTTCTCCTTATCAGGCACAGAATTCACCGCTGCACTGATAACATAGCCGAGTGATGAAAGCTTTTCTATCATCAAAACAGGTGGGCCTTGTAATACCGTCATCCGGTGCTGAGGAATTACCATGGATAGATAACTTAACACCTTCTCCGAGAGATAAAAAACATTATTTGCCAACTCTGTCTTCTTAGGTTCTGAATTAATTTTTTGCGTTATAACCATCGCTGAAGCACCCATTTCGAAAAGCTGCCTCGTCATCAACTGGTATTGATCTTCCAGCAGTTTATAGCTGTTAATGCTGGTACACGCAGGAATATAGGACTCATCAAGTACAATGTCCTCACCTGTTACATTTATTTTACCGATGGTAATGTTAAAAGCCGACGGTTCATTCTGATTGATCTGATCAGAAGGGATAATTTCCAGCCGGCATTCCGGCAATGTAAATGGGGAACGACTTGGTGTCTCAGCCGGATCTGAAGATCCTGAAGGAACCCTTGAAAAAGGATTTACCACTATCACTATATCCAGTTTTGATGCTGTAACACTTTTAATCTTATAGTCGGTTTCAATTTCCCTGTGAAAGAATTGTACATCCTTAGAGTCATTTGAAGATATTTCAATCCTTGCCCCTCCAGGTGTAATGGCCCTGCATTCACTTACCTTAACACGGATCAATTTCGCCTGATCAGCATGAAAAGTTAATTCAAGTGAAGATCGGAAACCAGGAGCAGGGAGCAGCAACCCATAGTTAAAACTGGTCATCCACATGGCAGCATAATCACGAAGCCGGTCAGTGAAGGACTGTTCCTGTTGGATAAAATGTCGGTCGGACACTTTCATTCCATCCACCCAGTTTACAGGCCAAAATTTTATTTCAGGAAGCATGTGCGGTTGTTACTGTAGTTTAACTCGTTCCCCTTTAATGATCTGATTGATTCGGATGCCATTCTGGTAAATGGTTAAGTCAGGATCAAGATACCTCTTCGACTGCCACCATTTATCCTTGATGTAAAAATACCAACCGAAGGATTTATTTTCATCGTCAAGATACTGAATTTTATCATTGGGATACTTATAGTTCCATTCCTGGATATAGAAATAGAACATATCACCCAGTTTAATCTCGTAAAATGCTTTCCCCTGCAAATTGGAATTCATCGAATCCCCATACTTCTTTGGAAGAACGATTGTAACTGCCGCATATCTGCTCCGGTCAATGGATTCATCAGGCACGATGGTACGTGTCGGAAACAGCCATTCTTTATAGCGCTCCGGTGGTATGCTGATGGCCATGTTAAATGATTTTTCAAGCAACCAGGGAAGTGGAAAAATGATAAACGCAGCCGACATCAGCCCTGTATATCCATTGTTCATGAAAGAAGGAGCGGGTATGTATCTTCCCGCTGCATAAAATGCGATAGCGAAACCGATACATCCAACCAACATCACCGACAGGGTAAAAAGAAACTCGGCTTGCAAGTCATTATTGGCAGACCATCCAAACCTTCTGCTCATTTCTGAAAGATGCAGAATACCTAGTAAGATCAAAATAGCCATCAGCATCAAATGCACCCATTGAGGATTGATCATGGGAAGAAAACCAACCATTGAAGTGACTGCTCCTAATACAAAAGCGACAAGAAGGTATTTGAAAAATTTATTCTTACTGACCCTCGTCATTTCATTTGAGGCTGCGGATCTTGCCTGACCTCTCGCGCTGGATGCTGCTGATTGAAACATTAAATGGTATTTATGATTGATTAATTAGTTTGTTTCTTAAAATGTGACCATCTTCAAATTTCTATCCTCACGCCCTCTCCAAAGGAAAGGGTAGAAATCTCCACTACTGAACGTGAACTGTTTTCAATGCGAGGTTTGCATTAAATTAGAAGAGATTCCTAATTCACTATTGCTTTATTGTTACCAGGCATCAAAAAATTGTATCCTAACCGCACATTGCTATTTTCAGATAATCTTATCTCCTGCTCCATTTCAACAATAAAGTTAATCTTATAATCTACATCTAAGGGCAGTAAGAAATCATTGAGCGACAGAATTTCTGAATGCTTTTTATTCCCTGCAACATACTGTGGAACCTGAACCGATGGAATTGGACCGAGACTCATTACCATGATTGGTCTGCCATGAGTACCTGTTGTTCCGCAAGCTGTATTCACTCCCAGAACAGTGGTTTCTTCATTCAAAACAAACCGGTTATTGGTTGAAAACCAATTGCCGAACTCAACGTCAAGTTTCACCGGCAAATCCAGAATCAATCGATAACAAAGTTCCATCAGGTAAAGATTACCAACGATTTTATTTAAAATAGGTAGAATGTAAATCAACTTAGCTTTCTGCTCCACGCTTAAAGCTTCCGGTAACTTCCAGAACTGATCCAGCAACTCCGTATATCTTGACTGACTTTGATATGCTTTCAGGATATTCTGCTCTTCCTGTTCCAGTACAACTCGCTGGTGTGAAAATTCATTTTCAAACGGAAGGAAAAACTGGCGGGCAAATTTCTCTTCTCTTTTTCGTAATTTGATTTCATCCAACATTTCATCCTTTGATTTCATGCCCTGCCCCTTTGAACGCCGCGAGCTGTGCACCAGCGCCTGTGGCAATGCATCATAAATTCCTTCACGAGAAACGGCGATAGCGCAATACTCTTTCCCGTTCTTGGTTTCTTTTACTGCAACCTCCAAAATATCTTTCTCAAAACGTCTTTTGAATAAACTCTGCGGAACCACGACTATATCTTCCTGTGTGAAGCCACGTAATATCATGTCAGCGGCTACCACTTCAGCACGTATGTCAAATGGTAATTGGGGAATGATAGCACGTATGGCTTCAATGATGGTGGTCATCTTTTCTTTGCTTTTTCTTTTTCTATTGTCACCCTGAAAGGTATAAAAGAAGAGGAACGCTGCTGTAGTTTTTCCGTAAGATCAGTGCAGATACCTTCCCATTGTTCAGCAGAAGACCTTAACTTCTCAGATGGAAAAATAGTTACTTCAATAGTTTGAATAAATCCCGTTTTTGCATCACTGCCTACCGAAAATCCCTTTTTCACTTTTACATCCTTTAGGTTTTCACCCAATTCATTTTCACAAAAAAGCCTGATGTCGTTGGGAGTAACAATTCTGCCACGCGCAATCAACGAGCTTCTAAAAGCATTCAGTCGCTCCAAATCATTCAACCTGTTCTTACCTCCTTTGGTACTGGTCATCAGGTAAAGCGAATCGCTTCGCACATCCCCTCCTCCATACAATTCAAGCCTGTTACCTGCCCTGATGTTATTTGCCAGGTCGCCATTGGACGACCAGAATGATAGAAAGACATTTTCACCTGCCTGTCTCGGATTCATAATGAGATAAGATGTTGGCTCACCATTGGCCTGCGTATTTCCTGCCCGTTGTTCAAGCAGTGCAATCAAAGAATTAAACTCTTTTATTACTGAAGTAAGAAAGTCATTTCCTAACAAGGCGAATGCAGCACTTTCATCACGAAGCAGATCAAGAAGGTAATGAATTGTTTCAGTTGCATTTCGCTGGTCGAAACGCTGAATGCCGCCCTGCCTCAGCATATAGGTGCCCGCGCTGTATGCACGTGAGCTTGAAAGTGGATTGGACAAATACTCGAACCTGTCGGATGAAGTTACTTTATAAACACTTAGAAAAAAATCAGAGGTGGAAAGAGGTACAATGTTTAAATTAGACTGAAGCCGGAATGTAAATTCATTGAGGTGCTTGTTAACAATTGGTAAACAATTCACATTACAGAGCACATCTCCGAGCAAAGATTCAGTAATAGCAGGAGGAAAAACTACTTTCAGCCAAACCAGTTGCTCATTGATTTTATCCAGATCTGCAGAGCGAAATGCCTCCGAAAATTTTTCAGGATATTTTCTTTTCAGGCTTTTAAGTGGCCGCTTTGGAAACTCAGTGACTTTGATAAAACACTTATCATACAACTGTCCTATTTCAGAACTAATCCTCTTATTCAGGTCAAACTCATCCTCAATTTGCCTTTTTTGATCATTTGCGGTCAAGCCTGCTTCTGTCCCGATAAGTTCTTCCTCAATCATCCATTTGGCATGAGGTAACAGGTTATAAAAAAGCCTGCTTTCAGGGTTGTTCCTGATATCAAAATAAAAAGCAATCCCGTCAAGCGTCGGAATTTCTGAATTTAATTCGACGCCTATCCAGAGGGTATTGTTTTCCAGTCTCCTCCTGCTGTCCGCTTCCATCACGATACTTTTCTGATAACCATTTTGAACCGAATAGATTCGGTCAGCAAAAGCAAGATAACATACACTGCCATCAATAAGGCTGAATGTTGAAAGAGGAGAAAAAAATATTTCCTTAGAAGTTTCCTGTTGTGTTGCTGATGCCCCAGAAATTTTCTTATTGTGAAAGAACTGAACCTCCGGTGAAATAGTAGTTTGCGCCTCTGTAGGCCTTGCATAAATAATAGCATGTGCGGGATAAGGTGCTGTTATCACGTCAGGCGTAAGTAGCTCCGCTATGCGATTGATTACCCTGAACTGTGTGTTCGCGATATCATCATTGATCTTCTCTACTTCATTTACACAACCTTCAATCAGCATGCTTACTACAGGATCGAAAGAAACTTCCACATCCGTATCTTCCGCTCCCCATAAACGGGCAGCATTTTTCAGCATTCTAGTTTTTATCTTTTCTTTAGCCAGGTTGTTAACCGCCATAAAAATTGCATTTTATTCACTTAGCATGTGCCGACGCAGCGAATCATTCCTGAATGATCTAAACCACCACTGTTCCCGGGTAAAAGAAAGCCTCAACATTGGTTTTCCTTTTCGAAATCTCAATATGAAAACATTTATTTTCTCCTTCTTCCAGGAAACGCGAGATCGGGTTGGGAGAATATTTATTAATGGCTTTTCTAAATTTATTCTTATCTCTTACGGATGAAAACGGGATGTCAACTACGTTGATTGAAGATGGGTCAGCACAATGCTTGCTAACTTTACCCGGACCTATCTCGCGGATCTTTGTTTCCATCCTGGCAATTACCTCATCCCGCTTAAAATCCTTTTCCTTAACTGCTTCTTCAAAAACCTTTATAACCTTGTCGCCATTATGTCCGTAAAGTTTGTACTGCGATGCAATCCCCAGTTTTGTACAGTTATCAAACATAATCCTCGCCTGATCATTCGGAGAACGTGCTGTACTGGTGATCAGCAAGTTCCTGTTGCCTGATTCTGCACCAATTTGCTTTAACAAGGTAATTGTAGCATCTGAAACACAGTCCTGGCGGGCTGACGCTGAAAATGAAATACTTACCTGGTTTAGTTCCATAGAAAAGATTTTTAAGTATTTAATCCAATGAAATAGGGCTTAAATAAACAGGTTCTAAAAAAGGCCTCATCTGCTCATTTGTTTTTATTATTCTGCCTTCAACTTTCACATCCAAGCGTTTTCTGATTCTCGCCGCCTTTCCAAGCCGGCTGTCAAAAAATTCTTCGGGATTAATATCAACAGTAACTTTTATTTTATCGATTCTTTTTTCATTGGCGGACAACGACTCCTGAATAGACTTGGTAACCTGGTCCTTCCATGCATTTACATTCGAGATATTTTCAAAATCGTAATCCCAAATGCTGCATCCAAAATCGGGATCGTAACGGCTTTCACCTAAGAAGGTTACCAGCACTAAATGTATGCGTTGAAAAAGAGAGTTGCGTAAATCAGTTTTATAAAAGTCCCTTCTGTCAAGAATGGCTTCAAATGGAACAGGCATTGGAAAGTACTCTTCAACCATAATGACCGGATATTAATTTATTTTCACCAACCCACCCTTTAGCGAAGCAATTCCACCCCCATCCAGATCCATCGTAGCTGAAGATTTGATTTCAATAGTAGCAGAAGATTTAATGCTCACGCTTGCATCTGCCTGAACACTATGCTTGGTTGATTTGCTTTTTATCTCCTGAGCTTTGAGATCATATTTTGGTCCGGCATCAATTTTCATTTCCTGCGCAGTCATTTCTGTTTCCTTTCCCGACTTTAAAATGATCTTTTCCTTTGCCTCTATCGTGATTGACTTTTCTGCCTTGAATTCAATATCTCCTTTCGTTTTAATAGTAACCTTTCCATCTCCTTCACAGGTCAGTGAAAGAATATTCTTCTCGTCCTTGTTAAATATCCTTATCTCTTCCTTACCTGATTCATCATTGAACACAATGGAATTACCACTTGTAGTTCTGATGGCTTTGAAGTAATTATTCGCATGCTCCATGCCGTCAGACTTCGCCTTGCCATGAAAAGTGCTTCCGGAGATGTATGGAAAATCAGGATCACCATTTTCAAAACTGACCAATACTTCATCTCCTTTTTCGGGTACGAAATAGATTCCACGTTCCTTACCGCCGTGAGGTGTAGCTGCCCTTATCCACGGTGACATTGCGGGCGGTTTCTGCCATACAAACTGAACACGCACTCTGCCAAGCCCTTTAGTGTCATTGTTTTCCTTAACAACTGCCGTTTGCGTTTCACACTGCGGCCGCTGCACAGGGATTGACTGAGGAGGAAACTCAAGCGTGTGAGGAATGGCTCTGAAATGATTCTGATAGTTCCCAACGCCTCCGGCAGTATGCGTTACCGCAATCACGAGGTATTTACCAAAGTTATCGACGTTGGTGTTCTTTGATCCCATTTTTCCGGTCACATCAATCACGCTTCCAATTTTTATGGAAGAGCAGTTGCTTACGCCGTTTAATACCACATACTGGCTGGCAATCATTCCTTTCGTAACCTTCACCATTCCATCAAGTTTGCTTTTATCCAGCAATCCCTGATGTGTTACAACTGCAGGTTTGAAACTCGATAGGTTCTCAGAAGCTTTAAGAGCAAGGTCTCCAAACTTATCTAAATTGCTTACAGCAGCATCGGAAGAAGAACTTTCTATTACCTCATTCTTTTCATAGTCATACGACTTCATGCTGAAGTTGGGATTCATTATTCGCATGGAGACATCGAAGTTAAAGAGGTCCTTTCCAAAATAAAGCGCTATCTCTTTCTCTGCTGTCGGCTTTCCGAAATATAATTTGTTACCATCATAATAAAACCATTCCCCGTAGGTAGCAGCAAGACGGCGAAAGAATTGAAAACTGTTTTCCTTATATTGAACTAAGTAAGGAATAGAGGTTTTGTTTTTAGGATTGCATTGTATCTCCACAAAATTCTTGGGATAGTTGGCAGCTACCTGGTTCACGATCTGTTGAAGACTCTTATTTTCAAAAGAAACGCAGTTCGGCTGATCATCCAATACATAAGATGGACTATATCCCCTGATCACAATGTCACCTTGTGCATTGCTGTACTTTGAGATGCTTACCTGCGAAACAATTCCCTTAAAATAGGTATCTCCAACCTGTATCTTGATGATTTTTCCGATGTTATCCTTGGTCTTCTCAAACATCGGTTCATCTTTTCCCTCAAGTGCTTCTGCCGGAACACGTATCTCGAATGAGTGGTGCTGATCAATACCCTGATTGATCACCAACTGTGAAACGATCTTTACCGGATCTCCACTTTCAAATTCGATTTTAATAGCTAAATTCTGTTCCACGAATTGTACTGTTAGGTAACTTGAATGCTATCCTCTTTTTAACGAAGGAAAAACTCCGGAATAAATGCTTCTCAGTAGGTAAAAAAAAGAAAATGTTCCCGCAATTTCTTATTAATCCATTGAATAGAGCCGGTTTGAAAATACCAGAACTACCAATAAAGATTACTCCTGGCTAAAAGCAAGCAAGCCTTCTGTGCTGTAAAAAAAAATTGCACAGTCTAATTACATTAATGGAACCGTTTGCCGGAATAATCCTTATCTGAATAAGTTTCAGTTCAGGATAAACAAAATACTTTGGGAATGCTGCTTATTCAGGCCACTCATTCTTGTGCTCTGCATTTCCAACTTTAAGGTCCTTGCAGGAAATCACAAAATGTTCTGTCATTGGACTATCTCCTACGTTGGTGAATGCCTCGGTGTAAGAGACAATGTAGCCCTCCTTAAACGTAACTTCCTTCATTTTTTGCTCGCTGTCCCGCTTAAAGAAAGTGATGGTGCCATCTTGGTGTTTATACGGATCTGCCATCCATTCGGCAAGTGAGGAATCGGATGTTGACTCTACCTCTAACTGAATAGTGCCGGCACGAACACCTGAGGAAGGGCGGCCTGTTGCATCAACATCTTGTTGCATAGAATAACTACAGTGAAGAACGCGGTGTTTTTTTCCGCCAACTTCGAAAACGGCTTTAAATGACATAGAACTTGAGTTTTGGGTTAAATAAATAATGAAGTAAGAAAAAGAAAATTAATTGTTTATTCAGGCCACTCATTGGAGAACTCCACAGAACCAATAGTGATTTCCTGTGCGGAGATCTTTATTTTCTCAATCATGGGTATTTCCCCGATGAAATCAAACTGCGCATGATAATCCACGCAATACCCCTGTTTAAATGAAACTTCCAACATCTTCTGTTCATTATCCCTTCTGTAGAAAGTGACTTTCCCATCTTCTACTTTATACATTGCAATTGCCCAACTTGCCAGAGAGGTGTCCGATGTTGCCTCCACTTCCAATTCTATTTGACCTGCCCGCACTTCCGAAGAAGGTCTTCCCGTAGCATCAGTATCCTGATGTGCAGAATAGTTACACTTAAGTACCCGATACGTTTTGCCGCCAACTGAAAAATCCGCTTTAAAGGACATAATATGATTGCTGATTTGCTACCCTTTCGGAAATCTCTTTATCCTTTCGCGTATTCAGCAGCCCATTCCGCGGAATTTGCATCATCACCTTTTTGCCCATCTAACTTAATCATGAAACTCTTTGCAGGGAAATAAGGTGTCATGTGAATGTCGAGAAATATCCTGTCCTTTTGGTTCGGGTCCTTTTGGAACCGTTGAATCTTGAAACTTTCGATAAGTTTTCCCGGGCCGGTAATACCATCTAAAAACTTAGTGATCTGTGAACGCAAATCTTTTTCAAGGGTTGAATTCCAGTTTTCAAAAGCCCTTCTGTTAAGGAAATCTACCAATACTTTGGTGATGTAATCAAAAACCCTTACAACTGAATAGGTCTGCAAACCGAGGTTATCACCATTGAAAAGTGTCTTGGCGGAAAAAGCCATCACTTTTCCATATTCATTTACCATAGGCACCAAACCCAACTTCTCCAAGTTGGCGATTTCACTTTTCTTTAGATCAAAAGCCACTCCGTCCACCTCATTCATCGCGCCATGCTTTTTTCCTGCCGTTACCTGCGACATCAATGTACGGTACATTTTACCTGCTAATGCGCCTGCAGGAGGCACATATAAATCATCCTCTTCTCCCACTTCAGCATACTTAGCCCTTCCTACCAGCCAGTTGCAGGTCATCAATACATTGGAAAGAAAGTTATCCCCGCCTGTAAGATTGGCTGATTCGAACTCTTCCAACACATCATCCGGAGTATCAAGATGTCGAAAGTCTGTTACCAACATCACTTTATTCTGATAAGCAATCTTTGCCCATTTCTCTACTACTTTGTTGGAGCCAAGGTATCCCGGTAACACAAGTAGAGAATAATTATTACGAAGATCAAGTCGGTCATAATTTTGCTTTAATTCATTCGCAACAGCATCTATGAATCTTGGGTTATCAAGATCTTTTAGCTGACCCAGATCTGCGTTCATGAAAGACGCATTCTTAATTTTATCCGATTCAGTATTCTTATAAAATAAAGCGACAGATCTATACGATCTTTCAAGATTGTGCGTAGCATCAACTGCTTTCTTCAAATTAATTTTTAGCAATTTATCAGCAGCACCCGTTTTCTGATCAGCTTTATCAATCATCTCAGAAAGTGAAGATGAATCTGAAAGCATTGCCAACCATAAATCCAGGGTTTTCTTTAAGATCTGCCTTTCCGCTTTCTTTTCATCTGACAGAAATATCTTCCTGCGAGCCTTTTTTGCAGGATTGAGATTCTGTACCCCATCAATTGCACTTTCAAGCAAATCAAACCCTCCAAGGATTTCAAGCTTATGGATACTCTCCTCCAGTTGCTGCACCGGATCTTCTGCTCTTGCCCTTTCAGCCTGTCTAAAAGCAGGTTGTGATGATTGAGGATTTACTGATTCATTTTCTGCCATAGGGATAATATTTATTTGGAGTAGGGCGTTAATTATTTTACGTCTTCAATTTCCTGCAACATTGACTGCAAGGCAACAATGAACGCCTGTTTATACTCAGGAGTTTCTATTGCCTTATTCAAATTTTTATTAGATTTTAATTGCTTAATAAGCTTCGCGTAATCTTCCTTTTGCTGCAGTAAGTCCTGAAGAAATGTGCTTTGATTCGTAATGCCATTAGTGCCAAAATCCCCCAGATTGCCAAAACGCAATTCTTCATTTAAAAAAGTGCCATCTTCCTTTTGAAATTCAAGCCCCACATGAGGCTTAAAATGTTGAAACACTTCTTCAATAGTTTTTAATCCCTGTACAACTTCAGGTTTTCCAGTTGAATCTGCTGTGAGTTTTTCAATCATCAGCGTCCTGTTCATGGGGATGTCGCTAATTGCTTCACTAGCATCTTTGGGGACTTCCTGTCCTCCGAGTCCATAGTCGAACATAGTTTAAGGTTTTAACTGCTAAATATTGAAATGTGCTTTACTACAAATTTTATGTTGTACTCCAGAAAGTGACCTCAAAGTCCTGGTTTTTTCGGCGCAGTCGCCAGACAGGTGCTCCTTTTTTTGGCGTCTTGGCGACTTCTCGCTTATTCCATTTTTTCTACAGTGCGTCCAACAAATCTAACAATCATCACTGACTTTGCAACCGGATGCAATAAATTATTTTTTCCATACAACCTCATTATTCTCCCCAAGGTCAACCTTGAGTGAATTCCCTTTCCCAACTTCTCCCGAAACAATCATTTTCGAAATAGGTCTCCGTAATTGCATCCTGATAACTCCCTGTAGCGGCCTTGCTCCATATTTAGGCGTGAATCCACTGAGAGCAAGATGCTTTTTTGCTTCCGGAGTTACATCAAGTTTTATTCCCTGCCGCTCCAATGTTTTTAGCAAACCCTTCAGATGTATCTCAAAAATATTCTCAACAATTTTTTCAGTAATCGGAGAGAACGGAACAATCTCCGTTAATCTTCCCAAAAACTCCGGCCGAAAATAGCGACTCATGATGTCCATTAATTCACCGGAAGCAGGGATTTTTTCCTTATTGAAACTCTCCACTATAAAATCGCTGCCGATGTTCGAGGTGAAAAGAATCACAGCATTCGAAAAGTCTCCTTCCTTCCCAAGCCTGTCATGAAGTTTTCCTTCATCCAATATCTGCAGAAACAAATCAAAGACAGAAGCATGCGCTTTTTCAATTTCATCGAATAATACTACCGAATAAGGTTGCTGACGGATTTTATTAACCAGCATACCTCCTTCTTCATATCCCACATATCCCGGAGGTGCACCATATAACAACGCAGCAGAATGCTCCTCCTTGAACTCCGACATATCAAACCGGATCAAAGCGCTTTCATCATTGAAAAGAAACTCAGCCAG includes these proteins:
- a CDS encoding phage tail protein is translated as MSFKAVFEVGGKKHRVLHCSYSMQQDVDATGRPSSGVRAGTIQLEVESTSDSSLAEWMADPYKHQDGTITFFKRDSEQKMKEVTFKEGYIVSYTEAFTNVGDSPMTEHFVISCKDLKVGNAEHKNEWPE
- a CDS encoding type VI secretion system baseplate subunit TssF, whose protein sequence is MAVNNLAKEKIKTRMLKNAARLWGAEDTDVEVSFDPVVSMLIEGCVNEVEKINDDIANTQFRVINRIAELLTPDVITAPYPAHAIIYARPTEAQTTISPEVQFFHNKKISGASATQQETSKEIFFSPLSTFSLIDGSVCYLAFADRIYSVQNGYQKSIVMEADSRRRLENNTLWIGVELNSEIPTLDGIAFYFDIRNNPESRLFYNLLPHAKWMIEEELIGTEAGLTANDQKRQIEDEFDLNKRISSEIGQLYDKCFIKVTEFPKRPLKSLKRKYPEKFSEAFRSADLDKINEQLVWLKVVFPPAITESLLGDVLCNVNCLPIVNKHLNEFTFRLQSNLNIVPLSTSDFFLSVYKVTSSDRFEYLSNPLSSSRAYSAGTYMLRQGGIQRFDQRNATETIHYLLDLLRDESAAFALLGNDFLTSVIKEFNSLIALLEQRAGNTQANGEPTSYLIMNPRQAGENVFLSFWSSNGDLANNIRAGNRLELYGGGDVRSDSLYLMTSTKGGKNRLNDLERLNAFRSSLIARGRIVTPNDIRLFCENELGENLKDVKVKKGFSVGSDAKTGFIQTIEVTIFPSEKLRSSAEQWEGICTDLTEKLQQRSSSFIPFRVTIEKEKAKKR
- a CDS encoding type VI secretion system contractile sheath small subunit, coding for MFDYGLGGQEVPKDASEAISDIPMNRTLMIEKLTADSTGKPEVVQGLKTIEEVFQHFKPHVGLEFQKEDGTFLNEELRFGNLGDFGTNGITNQSTFLQDLLQQKEDYAKLIKQLKSNKNLNKAIETPEYKQAFIVALQSMLQEIEDVK
- a CDS encoding type VI secretion system baseplate subunit TssG, producing MTTIIEAIRAIIPQLPFDIRAEVVAADMILRGFTQEDIVVVPQSLFKRRFEKDILEVAVKETKNGKEYCAIAVSREGIYDALPQALVHSSRRSKGQGMKSKDEMLDEIKLRKREEKFARQFFLPFENEFSHQRVVLEQEEQNILKAYQSQSRYTELLDQFWKLPEALSVEQKAKLIYILPILNKIVGNLYLMELCYRLILDLPVKLDVEFGNWFSTNNRFVLNEETTVLGVNTACGTTGTHGRPIMVMSLGPIPSVQVPQYVAGNKKHSEILSLNDFLLPLDVDYKINFIVEMEQEIRLSENSNVRLGYNFLMPGNNKAIVN
- a CDS encoding phage tail protein, with protein sequence MSFKADFSVGGKTYRVLKCNYSAHQDTDATGRPSSEVRAGQIELEVEATSDTSLASWAIAMYKVEDGKVTFYRRDNEQKMLEVSFKQGYCVDYHAQFDFIGEIPMIEKIKISAQEITIGSVEFSNEWPE
- a CDS encoding DUF5458 family protein is translated as MAENESVNPQSSQPAFRQAERARAEDPVQQLEESIHKLEILGGFDLLESAIDGVQNLNPAKKARRKIFLSDEKKAERQILKKTLDLWLAMLSDSSSLSEMIDKADQKTGAADKLLKINLKKAVDATHNLERSYRSVALFYKNTESDKIKNASFMNADLGQLKDLDNPRFIDAVANELKQNYDRLDLRNNYSLLVLPGYLGSNKVVEKWAKIAYQNKVMLVTDFRHLDTPDDVLEEFESANLTGGDNFLSNVLMTCNWLVGRAKYAEVGEEDDLYVPPAGALAGKMYRTLMSQVTAGKKHGAMNEVDGVAFDLKKSEIANLEKLGLVPMVNEYGKVMAFSAKTLFNGDNLGLQTYSVVRVFDYITKVLVDFLNRRAFENWNSTLEKDLRSQITKFLDGITGPGKLIESFKIQRFQKDPNQKDRIFLDIHMTPYFPAKSFMIKLDGQKGDDANSAEWAAEYAKG
- a CDS encoding GPW/gp25 family protein; this translates as MVEEYFPMPVPFEAILDRRDFYKTDLRNSLFQRIHLVLVTFLGESRYDPDFGCSIWDYDFENISNVNAWKDQVTKSIQESLSANEKRIDKIKVTVDINPEEFFDSRLGKAARIRKRLDVKVEGRIIKTNEQMRPFLEPVYLSPISLD